A genomic window from Gossypium hirsutum isolate 1008001.06 chromosome D10, Gossypium_hirsutum_v2.1, whole genome shotgun sequence includes:
- the LOC107915311 gene encoding uncharacterized protein — translation MKTKYQGSSRVKRAQLQALRRDFEVLQMKDGESITDYCARTMGIILRSLSPKYDYDVCSIEESKDIDALTLDELQSSLLIHEQKMNRTSTSIEQALKASTHYS, via the exons ATGAAGACAAAATATCAAGGTTCTTCCAGAGTGAAGCGTGCACAGCTTCAAGCCCTACGGAGGGACTTTGAGGTTCTTCAGATGAAGGATGGTGAGTCTATTACAGACTATTGTGCACGAACCATGGGGATc ATACTGCGGTCTTTATCACCAAAGTATGATTATGATGTCTGCTCGATTGAAGAATCCAAGGATATTGATGCACTCACTCTTGATGAACTTCAAAGCTCCTTGTTGATCCATGAGCAGAAAATGAACAGAACTTCTACCTCAATAGAACAGGCTTTGAAAGCTTCAACTCATTACTCTTGA
- the LOC107914191 gene encoding calcium-transporting ATPase 9, plasma membrane-type, which produces MSGTSSGNGLLHLNDVEAGLSKDNADLDHHLDPDAGTSDPFDIAHTKNASPETLKRWRQAALVLNASRRFRYTLDLKKEEEKEQRKRMIRAHAQVIRAALLFKLAGENQIVSGAPVASPSAGDDYKIGLEQLASMTRDHKLSALEQYGGVKGLSGLLRTNLEKGIDEDEADLLNRRNAFGSNTYPRKKGRSFWMFLWEAWQDLTLIILIIAAAVSLGLGIKTEGLKEGWYDGGSIFFAVFLVILVTATSDYRQSLQFQNLNEEKRNIQLEVVRGGRTVKVSIYDLVVGDLVPLKIGDQVPADGVLIAGHSLAIDESSMTGESKIVHKNQNDPFLMSGCKVADGFGTMLVTGVGINTEWGLLMASISEDTGEETPLQVRLNGVATFIGVVGLSVAVSVLAILLARYFTGNTEDPNGATQFIKGRTKFDDAFNDVVKIFTIAVTIVVVAVPEGLPLAVTLTLAYSMRKMMADKALVRRLSACETMGSATTICSDKTGTLTLNEMTVVEAFVGKKKINPPAESSQLHLSVVSLLSEGVAQSTTGNVFVSKDGDDVEISGSPTEKAIISWAIELGMKFDAIRSESTILHVFPFNSEKKRGGVALRRSDAEVHIHWKGAAEIVLAACSGYLDSNGCLQSMNEDKEFFEAAIDEMAANCLRCIALAYRLCEQEKVPSNEESFDDWVLPEDNLVLLAIVGIKDPCRPGVKDAVKICTDAGVKVRMVTGDNIQTAQAIALECGILSSAQDVTEPTIIEGRVFRALTEKEREQVARKIMVMGRSSPNDKLLLVQALRKGGDVVAVTGDGTNDAPALHEADIGLSMGIQGTEVAKESSDIVILDDNFASVVKVVRWGRSVYANIQKFIQFQLTVNVAALVINVVAAISTGDVPLNSVQLLWVNLIMDTLGALALATEPPTDNLMHRSPVGRREPLITNIMWRNLLIQALYQVTVLLVLNFRGMTILQLEDDGNREHAYKVKNSLIFNAFVMCQIFNEFNARKPEEINCFKGVTKNYLFMGIIGFTFILQIIIIEFLGKFTSTVRLDWQLWLVSLGIGIISWPLAIVGKLIPVPKTPVASYFIKPFQQCKRSRDA; this is translated from the exons cAAGCAGCGCTTGTGCTAAATGCTTCTCGTCGATTTCGCTACACTTTGGACttgaaaaaggaagaagaaaaagagcaaAGAAAGAGGATGATAAGAGCTCATGCACAAGTCATCaga GCAGCATTGCTTTTCAAATTGGCTGGGGAAAATCAAATTG TATCAGGTGCACCAGTTGCATCGCCAAGTGCCGGTGATGATTATAAAATTGGATTAGAACAACTTGCATCCATGACCCGTGATCATAAGTTATCTGCACTTGAACAATATGGTGGA GTTAAAGGGTTGTCAGGTCTGTTGAGAACAAATTTAGAGAAAGGAATTGACGAGGATGAGGCTGATTTATTGAACCGGAGGAATGCGTTTGGATCAAATACATATCCACGGAAAAAGGGGCGGAGTTTCTGG ATGTTCCTCTGGGAGGCATGGCAAGATTTGACCCTTATCATATTGATTATAGCAGCTGCTGTGTCACTGGGGTTGGGAATAAAGACTGAG GGTTTGAAAGAAGGATGGTATGATGGGGGTAGCATTTTCTTTGCTGTTTTTCTTGTTATACTTGTTACAG CCACTAGTGATTATCGTCAGTCActtcaatttcaaaatctaaatgAGGAAAAGAGAAATATCCAGCTAGAG GTCGTGAGAGGTGGTAGAACTGTAAAGGTTTCAATATATGATCTTGTTGTTGGTGATCTTGTCCCGCTAAAGATTGGTGATCAG GTTCCTGCTGATGGAGTCTTAATCGCTGGCCATTCTCTAGCAATTGATGAATCTAGCATGACTGGAGAAAGCAAGATT GTTCACAAGAATCAAAATGACCCATTTTTGATGTCTGGCTGCAAAGTTGCTGATGGTTTTGGTACCATgctg GTGACTGGTGTTGGAATCAATACCGAGTGGGGACTGTTAATGGCAAGTATTTCTGAGGATACTGGTGAAGAGACCCCCTTGCAG GTGCGGCTGAATGGAGTTGCAACTTTTATAGGCGTAGTTGGGCTTTCTGTAGCTGTTTCTGTGCTTGCTATTCTTTTGGCAAG ATACTTCACTGGAAATACTGAAGATCCAAATGGAGCTACACAATTTATTAAAGGACGCACTAAATTTGATGATGCATTTAATgatgttgttaaaatttttacaattgcG GTTACAATTGTTGTCGTTGCTGTGCCTGAAGGCCTTCCTTTGGCTGTTACCTTGAC TCTTGCATACTCGATGCGGAAGATGATGGCAGATAAAGCTTTG GTACGCCGGCTTTCAGCTTGTGAAACCATGGGCTCCGCAACAACAATTTGCAGTGATAAGACTGGAACATTGACTTTGAATGAG ATGACTGTTGTTGAAGCTTTTGTTGGGAAAAAGAAGATAAATCCACCTGCTGAGTCTTCTCAGTTGCACCTATCAGTTGTGTCTCTGTTGAGTGAAGGAGTTGCACAGAGTACCACGGGGAATGTTTTTGTGTCTAAG GATGGTGATGATGTTGAGATTTCTGGATCTCCCACAGAAAAAGCTATCATTTCTTGGGCAATAGAG TTGGGGATGAAATTTGATGCTATCAGATCAGAATCCACTATTCTTCATGTTTTCCCTTTCAATTCAGAGAAAAAGCGAGGTGGTGTTGCATTACGACGG TCTGATGCAGAAGTTCATATACATTGGAAGGGAGCAGCTGAGATAGTTTTGGCTGCATGTTCTGGATATCTTGATTCAAATGGTTGCCTGCAATCCATGAATGAGGACAAG GAATTTTTTGAGGCTGCTATTGATGAAATGGCTGCAAATTGCCTGCGCTGTATTGCCCTTGCATACAGATTGTGTGAACAGGAAAAAGTTCCTAGTAATGAAGAGAGCTTTGATGATTGGGTCTTACCTGAAGATAACCTTGTTTTGCTTGCTATTGTTGGTATAAAG GATCCTTGTCGCCCAGGTGTTAAAGATGCTGTGAAAATTTGTACGGATGCTGGTGTTAAG GTACGCATGGTCACTGGAGATAATATCCAGACAGCACAAGCAATAGCTTTGGAGTGTGGGATACTTAGTTCTGCACAAGATGTTACTGAGCCCACTATCATTGAAGGAAGGGTGTTTCGTGCCTTaactgaaaaagaaagagaacaaGTGGCCAGGAAAATAATG GTAATGGGGAGATCTTCTCCAAATGACAAGCTTTTGCTTGTTCAAGCCTTACGCAAGGGAGGGGATGTTGTGGCTGTGACTGGAGATGGTACCAATGATGCTCCTGCACTTCATGAG GCAGACATAGGTCTGTCTATGGGCATTCAAGGGACTGAAGTCGCAAAAGAAAGTTCAGATATCGTTATATTGGATGATAATTTTGCTTCAGTTGTGAAG GTTGTTCGCTGGGGTCGTTCTGTGTATGCCAATATTCAGAAGTTTATACAATTCCAGCTTACTGTGAATGTTGCAGCCCTTGTAATCAATGTTGTGGCAGCAATATCCACTGGTGATGTTCCTTTAAATTCGGTGCAG TTACTATGGGTTAACCTGATCATGGATACACTTGGAGCACTTGCATTGGCCACTGAACCTCCAACAGACAACCTTATGCATAGGTCGCCAGTTGGCCGAAG AGAACCTCTAATTACAAACATCATGTGGAGGAACTTACTAATACAG GCTTTATATCAAGTCACTGTCCTCCTTGTGCTCAACTTCAGAGGCATGACCATTCTTCAGTTGGAGGATGATGGTAACAGGGAACATGCCTATAAAGTGAAGAATTCTTTGATATTCAATGCATTTGTCATGTGTCAA ATCTTCAATGAGTTTAATGCTAGAAAGCCTGAAGAAATCAATTGCTTCAAAGGAGTGACTAAAAACTACCTCTTTATGGGAATAATTGGATTCACTTTCATACTTCAG ATAATCATCATCGAGTTCCTTGGAAAGTTTACCTCAACAGTGAGACTTGATTGGCAACTGTGGCTTGTATCCCTTGGCATTGGCATTATCAG CTGGCCTCTTGCAATTGTGGGAAAGCTGATTCCGGTTCCCAAGACACCGGTTGCCTCGTACTTCATAAAGCCATTTCAACAATGCAAAAGATCCAGGGATGCATGA